The DNA window CCTCGGTGAGCGCGGGCCCCTGTACAGCCGGCGGGCCCCCTTCCTCGTAAACGATCGCCTCTGTATCCGCATGCGGGCGAGGAATGACGTGTGTGGCTACTAACTCACCCACACGGGCGGCGGCCGCTTGACCTGCGGCGACTGCTGCTCGCACCGCTGCCACCTCGCCAACCACTTTGACCACCACCAGCCCGCCAGTGCTCAGTTCTTTGCCCACCAGCCGCACCCGGGCCGCCTTGACCATGGCGTCAGCCGCCTCGATGGCCCCCACCAGTCCCCTAGTTTCAATAAGGCCTAAGGCTCGTTCATACATGAGCGTCACCGACCCTCGTGGTGCGGGGCGCCCCTACTCATTGACCTCCACATTGGGGCGTTTGGGCAGAATCATCTCCACATCAGAGTGCGGCCGCGGGATGACATGCACGGAGACCAGCTCCCCCACCTTCTCTGCGGCCGCCGCACCTGCATCCACGGCTGCTTTCACGGCGCCCACGTCGCCGCGGACCATCACCGTCACATAGCCGCCCCCCACCTTCTCCTTGCCGATGAGTTGCACCTTTGCTGCCTTGACCATCGCATCGGCCGCTTCGATGGCACCTACCAGGCCCTTGGTTTCGATCAATCCCAGGGCATCGAGCGTCATAGGGTCCTCCGCATGTTGCCTGTGCACGTTCGTTCCACCACAGTCGCGGCTAAGTTAACAAATCTTTGCCAAATTGTCAACCCATTTTTCCTGCCGCTCCACCGGAAGGTCACTCCTCTGCATATTGCTGCGCAAAATAGGTCGCGGTGAGCGGCTCGCCTGTTGCCCGTTGGATGAGCTCATCCCAATGGTAGCGCGAGCCAGGGGCGAATACCCGCTGCCGCAAAAACTCCCCTATGCGTGGCTGCCCCACGTAACCCAACCCCTGTTCGTCCACACCGCGCAGCACCGAAGTGACGAGGTAGTGGTGGAGTTGCGATGCAAAGAGCTCGCCCAGCATGTAGTTGTGATAGTACACCGGAGAGGAGGAGAAGTGGATCTTGGCTGCCCAATCGGGGGCGTTGCGGTTCTCCGGCCTGTGCACAAGTTGGTACCTCTCCACCAGGTCCCACCACAGCCGGTTCAAGTCTTGGTCAGGATCGCGGTAGAGCTCTCGCTCAAAGTTCACCATCACCTGGCACCAGCGTGCAAAGACGAGCTGCTTCAATCGGGTGCTGCGCAGCATTGCCTGCTCACATTCTACGCGCTGCTCGTCGCTCAACTGCAGCATGTTTTGCAGCCAACTGGGATTGAGCGCCAAGCGGCCAAACAACTCGGCAATCCCCTCGGTGGTAAAGGCATGTGCCGGCTCGCGCAAAAGGTAAGGCAGACGCCTGTCGATGTAGACGTCGTACACGGCATGGCCAAGCTCATGCAGCATCGTGTCCATCCAGCGGGCATCGTTGCGCACATTGGCTAGCACCCGGACGTCTCCTTCGCGGTCAATATCCGTGCAGAAAGCATGCGGGTTCTTTCCCTGCCTCTCGAAGAGGTCGCTCCTGGCCAAGACCGAGTCCACTTCGAGCCCGATGCCGCGATAGAAGGTGCGCGCCAGGTCCACCACGTCCCTGTCCTGGTAGTAGCGGTCCAGGTCCAACTCATGGATTCGCGGCGCCTCCTGGAAAAACGGGTCCTGGTAGTGCCAGGGTCGCAGCTGCTCAGGAGCAATGCCATAGCGTGCGGCCAGCACCGAGTCCACCTCCCGCTTGGCGCGGCTGAATGGTTCGTCGGTCAGCTCAGCTAACTCCGCGAAGATGGCCTTGAGGTTTTCTTCGTCTTGTTCCGCCAGGGCGAGCGCCATGACGTAGTAATCTTCAAACCCCAAGGCACGTGCGGCCTGATTGCGGAGCTTGGCCAATTGAATGAGGTCGGCTGCCACCTTGCCGCCCACTTCCTTGCTGGCCTCCCATGCCCGCTGCCGAAGTTGGCTGTCCGTCGAAGTGCGCAGGATCTCGGCAATATCGTTGGAGCTGACCGGCCTGCCGTCCAGCGTCGGGCGAAAGGTGTTAAACCCTTGCTCAACCTTTGTGCTCAGTGCCACAATCTGCGCCAGCAACTCGGCGGGGATTTGGTTGGCCAAGAACTGATTGTAGAGCAGCGTGAGTTGCCTGGCCAGCAAAGGGTCCTTCACCGCCTCGGACTCCTTGAATGACTTCACCTTGGCAAACGCCGCACTGTCGGACAGTAGTTGTCGCAGGGCAAGCTGGTACTCAGCGTACTGGTCGTAGAACGCCTGCTCCCCGGTCACGCACGCCTGCCAATACGCCAGGTTCATGGCTTTCTCTAGCGGGCGGACCCTCTCAACGTGGGCGTCTAGCAAAGCACGTACCTCCTGCTCAACAGCACGTCGGCCACACCCCGCGAGCATGCCAAGGAGTGCCACTGTCATTATGGTCGAACCGAACCTCTGCATGTCTTCACCTCCCTTTCCTTGCGGGCAGGCGTCCGGTAGCTGTTCCGCTGAATGCGGGACGAGGGCCGCCAGCCGGTTTCTGGACGACTCATATCCCCCTCTGCAAGTGCGAAACGAGAATGCGCAACGCCACGGCCACCAAGATCGCGGCCCCCACCAATTGGGTGCTCCTGCCAAACACCCGGTGCGTGTGATGGCCCACCAGGCCACCAATGCCACTGAGCGAAAACGCCACCACCCCGATGATGGCGCACGAATAGAGCACGGGAAGCCCCAAGAGCGCTAAGGATAGCCCCACCGCCAAGGCGTCGATGCTGGTAGCAAGAGAGAGTAGCACCAGGGTCAGGCCGCGGGTGGGATCATTCTTCGGAAGCTCCGGCGGCCGCTTGGCCTCGTGCACCATGTGGCCGGCCACGCCAATGAGCAACGCGAAGGCCACCCAGTGGTCGTACCGCTCCAACCAGCTACTGACCACTGCGCCAATTGCCCAGCCCAGGAGCGGCATGAGGAACTGAAATAGGCCAAAATGCAAGGAGAGCCGGAGTATCGACCGTGATCGCCAAGGGTGGAGGTTGGCGCCGACTCCTACCGCCACCGCAGTAGCATCCATGGCCAGGCCCACTGCGATAACGAAAACCGTGAGGAACTCCATCCAGTCAGTCTCGCTTTTCCAAAGCTCAAAAGGCAGCGTAATATACGAAATCCGCGCGCAAATAGCAAAGGGCGAAATCGCCCTGCTCGTTGAGCCGTCGGAAGTTTGGGGTTGAAAATCTACCACAAGTTGCATATATTTTCCACAGCTTGGTGCGAGGTGTCCACTGGAGGAAGTAGGTATGCCAATCGCGAGGCGGCTCGCTGCCATGGGCCTTGGCGAGGGAGGCGACGAGCCAGGCATGAGAACGGGGGTCGTGTTCACCAAGAACGTGAGCTACTGGGTCAGCGACCTGGGATGGAGCCCCAACACCGATATCTTCGAGACTGAACAAGCGCTGGTGATCCGCTTGGAGATCGCTGGGGTGGACAGGGAGCACATGGAGATCACCCTCCGGGAGAATGCCCTCACGGTGCGCGGCTACCGGCACAGCAGCCCGCATGCCCAACGAGTGTACTTCCATCAGGCAGAAATCAGCTACGGACCGTTCGAGAAGGTCATTGTCCTGCCGGAACGCCTGGTTGCCGGCAGGATTGAGGCGCGCTACCGCGAGGGATTCCTGGAGATAACCATCGCCAAGGAGCAAGACGCCTTGCACGAAGTACGCGAAGTGCAGATAGAAGACTGACTCAAACGGAGCAAACTACCTTTATGACGGAACAGGGTAACAACAACGTCCCGGAATCGCCGTCCAAGATCGAGATACCTGCAGAGCTGCCGGTCTTGCCGCTGCGCGACACCGTGGTGTTTCCATTCGTCGCCACGCCGCTGATTGTGGCCAGGCGGCCCTCTGTGCAGTTGATCGACGATGTATTGAGTGGCGATCGCCTGCTGGCCCTGGTAGCGCAGCGCAAGCCCGAGCTCGAGGAGCCCAAGCCAGAGGACATCTACACCGTAGGTACGGCTGCCATCGTGCTCAAAATGTTAAAGTTCCCGGACGGCAGCCTGCGGGTGCTCGTGCAGGGCATCGAGCGCGTCAAGGTGCTGGAGTACACTTCCTCTGAGCCCTACTACCGGGCGAGGATCAAGGTGGTCAGGGAGTCGTACCGGCCCAGCACCAAGATCGAAGCGCTGATGCGCAACGTACAGATCCAGTTTCAGAAGATCGTCAGCCTGGTGCCACACCTGCCTGACGAGCTGCAGGTGGTGGCCATGAATCTGCAGGACCCCGGGCGGCTGGCGGACCTGGTGGCCTCCAACATCAACCTGAGCCTGCAGGAGAAACAGGAGATCCTCGAGCACGCCGACGTCGAGCGACGCTTGGAGAGGCTGACCGTCTTTCTCACCCGCGAGTTAGAAGTCTTGGAACTCGGCTCGAAGATCCAGAGCCAGGTGCAGAGCGAACTGGGGAAGAATCAGCGCGAGTACTTCTTGCGCGAACAGCTCAAGGCCATCCAGCAGGAGTTGGGCATCGGCGACGAGCGCTCTGCGGAGATCAACGAGCTCCGCAAGGCGATCGAGGAAGCAAAGATGCCGGAGCAGGCCTACAAGGAGGCCATGCGGGAGCTGGACCGGCTGGCCAAGATGCAGCCAGGCGCCGCCGAATACACCGTCTCGCGCACCTACATCGACTGGCTGGTCGCTCTGCCCTGGTCTGTCTCTACGCAGGACAACCTGGACATCGAGGCCGCGCGCAGAGTGCTGGACGAGGACCACTACGACTTGGAGAAGGTCAAGGAGCGGATTTTGGAATACCTGGCGGTGCGCAAGCTGAAGCCGGATTCCAAAGGGCCGATCCTCTGCTTCGTGGGCCCGCCGGGTGTGGGCAAGACCTCCCTCGGTCGCTCCATTGCCCGTGCGTTGGGGCGCAAGTTCGTGCGCATGTCCTTGGGTGGCGTGCGCGACGAGGCAGAGATCCGCGGCCATCGCCGCACCTACATCGGCGCCCTCCCAGGCCGCATCATCCAGGGATTGAAGAATGCGCGCGCCAATAACCCTGTGTTCATGCTCGACGAGGTGGACAAAATCGGCGCGGACTTTCGCGGCGATCCCTCGTCGGCGCTGTTGGAAGTGCTCGACCCCGAGCAGAACTTTTCCTTCTCCGACCACTACTTGGAGGTGCCCTTCGATCTGTCCAAGGTGATGTTCATCACCACGGCCAACGTCTTGGACACCATTCCGCCAGCCTTGCGCGACCGCATGGAGGTGCTGGAGCTGCCCGGCTACATCGCCGAGGAGAAGTTGCACATCGCCTTCAAGTACCTCATCCCGCGCCAGATCGAGGAGAACGGCCTCAAGCCCAAGCACATTACTTTCACTCGTGCGGCCGTGCGCAGAATTATCCAGGAGTACACGCGAGAGGCGGGCGTGCGCAACCTGGAAAGGGAAATCGCCTCCATCTGCCGCAAGGTAGCCAAGGAGGTCGCGGCACACGGCGACACCAAGCACATCATCACGCCGGACAAGCTGCAAGAGTACCTGGGGCCGGCCAAGTTCTACTCCGAGGTCAAGGAGCGCACCAGCGAGCCAGGTGTGGCCACCGGTCTCGCCTGGACGCCGGTGGGAGGTGACATCCTGTTTGTCGAGGCGACCAAGATGCGCGGCAACAACAAGCTGACCCTCACTGGCCAGCTTGGCGAAGTGATGCGCGAGTCAGCCCAGGCAGCGCTGTCCTACGTGCGTTCCCGCGCTGCGCAGTTGGGCATCAGCGAGGAAGTCTTTGAAAAGTACGACATCCACGTGCACGTCCCCCAGGGAGCCATCCCCAAAGACGGGCCGTCTGCGGGCGTGACCATCGCCACTTCGCTGGTGTCGCTCCTCACAGATCGGCCCATCCGCAGCGACATCGCCATGACCGGGGAGATCACCCTGCGCGGCAAGGTGTTACCAGTCGGGGGCATCAAGGAGAAGGTGCTGGCCGCCCGCCGGGCCGGTATCCGTCACATCATTCTGCCCAGGAAGAACGAGAAGGATTTGGCCGAGATCCCAGAAGAACTGCGCAAGGAAATCACCTTCTACTTCGTCGACAACATGGATCAGGTCTTGGAGTTGGCCCTGCGCAAGAATGGCCGTTTGCGCTCCCGCAGCTAGCCGGAATTCCCGGCGGGGGCGTCCACCAGGGCTGTTGATGTACAGCCCTTTTTGCTTGCTGCCGTTTGCAGACAAGGGCCATGTCCTGTATGAAGTCACAGAGTCCAAGCAGAGAGGTTCATTGGCGTGGCACAGGCGAACTACGCAGAGCTGAGGCAGCGCTTTGAGCACGCAGGCCAGGGGCATGTATTCCGCTTCTGGGAGGAACTGACCCTCGCAGAAAAAGAGCAACTTTTGGCGCAAGCAGCCAGCATCGACCTGGCCCTCATGGAAGATCTGTGGCGTCGCTACATTCTCACACCGCAAAACCGCTTTTTTGAGGGCGAGCTTGACGAGCCGGATGTCATCCCCGTGCCGCGCACGCCCGAGCAGACGGCGCAGGCGGCTCAAGCACGCCTGCGTGGCGAGGAGGCCTTGCGCACCGGCCTTGTGGGTGTCATTCTGGTCGCAGGGGGACAGAGCTCGCGCTTGGGACGCCCTCATCCCAAAGGGTTGCTGCCAATAGGACCCCTTACCGGCAAGACTCTGTATCAGTTTCACGCCGAGAAGATCTTGGCCATCAGCCGGCGTGTCGGAAAGCCCATCCCTTGGTACATCATGACCAGCGAGACCACCCACGCTGAAACAGTGGCCCACTTCCGCGAGAACCGCTTTTTTGGCCTCCCGGAAGACTCGGTGTACTTTTTCCAGCAGAACATGATCCCGGCCATGGACGAACAGGGCAAGTTCTTCTTGGAGGCCCGCCACCGCATCTTCGTCAACCCTGATGGCCACGGTGGCCTGCTCAAGGCGTTGAGCAGAAGTGGTGCCCTCCACGACATGCA is part of the Calditrichota bacterium genome and encodes:
- a CDS encoding BMC domain-containing protein produces the protein MYERALGLIETRGLVGAIEAADAMVKAARVRLVGKELSTGGLVVVKVVGEVAAVRAAVAAGQAAAARVGELVATHVIPRPHADTEAIVYEEGGPPAVQGPALTEEELERLPVRKLRQLARETPGVKIHGREVSRADRETLLAELRRVLGR
- a CDS encoding BMC domain-containing protein: MTLDALGLIETKGLVGAIEAADAMVKAAKVQLIGKEKVGGGYVTVMVRGDVGAVKAAVDAGAAAAEKVGELVSVHVIPRPHSDVEMILPKRPNVEVNE
- a CDS encoding M3 family oligoendopeptidase, which translates into the protein MNLAYWQACVTGEQAFYDQYAEYQLALRQLLSDSAAFAKVKSFKESEAVKDPLLARQLTLLYNQFLANQIPAELLAQIVALSTKVEQGFNTFRPTLDGRPVSSNDIAEILRTSTDSQLRQRAWEASKEVGGKVAADLIQLAKLRNQAARALGFEDYYVMALALAEQDEENLKAIFAELAELTDEPFSRAKREVDSVLAARYGIAPEQLRPWHYQDPFFQEAPRIHELDLDRYYQDRDVVDLARTFYRGIGLEVDSVLARSDLFERQGKNPHAFCTDIDREGDVRVLANVRNDARWMDTMLHELGHAVYDVYIDRRLPYLLREPAHAFTTEGIAELFGRLALNPSWLQNMLQLSDEQRVECEQAMLRSTRLKQLVFARWCQVMVNFERELYRDPDQDLNRLWWDLVERYQLVHRPENRNAPDWAAKIHFSSSPVYYHNYMLGELFASQLHHYLVTSVLRGVDEQGLGYVGQPRIGEFLRQRVFAPGSRYHWDELIQRATGEPLTATYFAQQYAEE
- a CDS encoding manganese efflux pump; this translates as MEFLTVFVIAVGLAMDATAVAVGVGANLHPWRSRSILRLSLHFGLFQFLMPLLGWAIGAVVSSWLERYDHWVAFALLIGVAGHMVHEAKRPPELPKNDPTRGLTLVLLSLATSIDALAVGLSLALLGLPVLYSCAIIGVVAFSLSGIGGLVGHHTHRVFGRSTQLVGAAILVAVALRILVSHLQRGI
- a CDS encoding Hsp20/alpha crystallin family protein, producing the protein MPIARRLAAMGLGEGGDEPGMRTGVVFTKNVSYWVSDLGWSPNTDIFETEQALVIRLEIAGVDREHMEITLRENALTVRGYRHSSPHAQRVYFHQAEISYGPFEKVIVLPERLVAGRIEARYREGFLEITIAKEQDALHEVREVQIED
- the lon gene encoding endopeptidase La, whose amino-acid sequence is MTEQGNNNVPESPSKIEIPAELPVLPLRDTVVFPFVATPLIVARRPSVQLIDDVLSGDRLLALVAQRKPELEEPKPEDIYTVGTAAIVLKMLKFPDGSLRVLVQGIERVKVLEYTSSEPYYRARIKVVRESYRPSTKIEALMRNVQIQFQKIVSLVPHLPDELQVVAMNLQDPGRLADLVASNINLSLQEKQEILEHADVERRLERLTVFLTRELEVLELGSKIQSQVQSELGKNQREYFLREQLKAIQQELGIGDERSAEINELRKAIEEAKMPEQAYKEAMRELDRLAKMQPGAAEYTVSRTYIDWLVALPWSVSTQDNLDIEAARRVLDEDHYDLEKVKERILEYLAVRKLKPDSKGPILCFVGPPGVGKTSLGRSIARALGRKFVRMSLGGVRDEAEIRGHRRTYIGALPGRIIQGLKNARANNPVFMLDEVDKIGADFRGDPSSALLEVLDPEQNFSFSDHYLEVPFDLSKVMFITTANVLDTIPPALRDRMEVLELPGYIAEEKLHIAFKYLIPRQIEENGLKPKHITFTRAAVRRIIQEYTREAGVRNLEREIASICRKVAKEVAAHGDTKHIITPDKLQEYLGPAKFYSEVKERTSEPGVATGLAWTPVGGDILFVEATKMRGNNKLTLTGQLGEVMRESAQAALSYVRSRAAQLGISEEVFEKYDIHVHVPQGAIPKDGPSAGVTIATSLVSLLTDRPIRSDIAMTGEITLRGKVLPVGGIKEKVLAARRAGIRHIILPRKNEKDLAEIPEELRKEITFYFVDNMDQVLELALRKNGRLRSRS